The following proteins are co-located in the Campylobacter concisus genome:
- a CDS encoding FtsW/RodA/SpoVE family cell cycle protein has product MAVDKIIFYLCSTLIAISIIFSLSLPVFTVLFFNYDEFHFFIRQFIVGCIGIFIMWWLSRLNPEKTLVWIGFGLLISCGIAMGLMHALPASMVTDAGGARRWIRLPGFSLAPVEFFKIGFVYFLAWSFTRKFSEGKRTLLDEIKILMPYIILFGVAIFLIAVMQNDLGQVVVLALTFVTMALFAGASARLFSIGILGAAFVMTVAIVSSEHRILRIKSWWGTIQNMVLSFLPDSVADVLRVADAPEPYQISHSLNAIKHGEFFGEGLGAGIFKLGFLSEVHTDFVLAGIAEEVGVFGILCIVAIFITLLYRIFRISARSENKVYHLFTLGVGLILSFSFLMNSYGITSITPIKGIAVPFLSYGGSSVLAICIGIGMVLMVSKRAKL; this is encoded by the coding sequence TTGGCAGTTGATAAGATCATTTTCTATCTTTGTTCGACTTTGATCGCTATAAGCATTATTTTTTCACTATCTTTGCCAGTTTTTACGGTTTTATTTTTTAATTACGACGAATTTCACTTTTTCATCCGCCAGTTTATTGTTGGTTGTATCGGAATTTTCATTATGTGGTGGCTTTCTAGGCTCAATCCCGAAAAAACGCTTGTTTGGATAGGGTTTGGCCTTCTTATATCTTGCGGTATCGCCATGGGGCTAATGCATGCATTGCCAGCTTCAATGGTAACTGACGCTGGTGGTGCTAGACGTTGGATTAGGCTACCTGGCTTTTCGCTAGCTCCAGTTGAGTTTTTTAAAATCGGTTTTGTCTACTTCTTAGCTTGGAGTTTTACTAGAAAATTTAGTGAGGGCAAAAGGACCCTGCTAGATGAGATTAAGATACTTATGCCTTATATTATTCTTTTTGGTGTTGCAATCTTTCTTATCGCTGTTATGCAAAATGACCTTGGTCAAGTGGTCGTGCTGGCGCTTACATTTGTGACGATGGCGCTTTTTGCAGGAGCAAGTGCGAGACTTTTTAGTATCGGTATCTTAGGAGCTGCTTTTGTTATGACAGTAGCGATAGTCAGCTCTGAACATAGAATTTTACGTATAAAGTCATGGTGGGGAACGATACAAAATATGGTACTTTCTTTCTTGCCTGACAGCGTTGCAGATGTATTAAGAGTGGCTGATGCGCCAGAGCCATATCAAATTTCTCACTCATTAAACGCTATAAAGCATGGCGAATTTTTCGGCGAAGGGCTTGGCGCTGGTATCTTTAAGCTCGGCTTTTTAAGTGAGGTCCATACTGACTTTGTATTAGCTGGTATCGCTGAAGAGGTCGGTGTATTTGGTATTTTGTGTATCGTAGCTATATTTATAACACTACTTTATAGAATTTTTAGAATTTCAGCCAGAAGCGAAAATAAGGTCTATCATCTATTTACGCTTGGCGTCGGGCTTATCTTATCGTTTTCATTTTTAATGAATAGCTATGGCATAACATCGATCACGCCGATAAAGGGTATCGCGGTGCCATTTTTAAGCTATGGTGGTAGCTCAGTACTCGCGATTTGTATTGGTATTGGCATGGTTTTGATGGTTAGTAAAAGGGCAAAATTATGA
- the murG gene encoding undecaprenyldiphospho-muramoylpentapeptide beta-N-acetylglucosaminyltransferase — protein sequence MIVICGGGTGGHLAIARSFCEELNRRDIKPIFIGSTSGQDKFWFENDENFLQKFFLPSSGVVNKRGFAKLKSLTNIISLALKCKQIFKENGVNAVISVGGYSAAPAAIAAIISKVPLFIHEQNAVMGKLNKILKPYAKGFFSSYDEASPYPYPVAKKFFDSARVRDELKTILFLGGSQGAKAINELAINLAPYLKEKGINIIHQCGKNGFDELKKRYDELGFNETNLEIFEFSKEIENKMSKADLAISRAGASSLWELCANALPSIFAPFPYAASNHQFYNAKFLKDKGIAEICLQNGEILDKDEVIRMIENFDLNKSSKALKEILLPNGAKEIIDKILN from the coding sequence ATGATTGTTATTTGCGGTGGAGGCACTGGTGGGCATTTAGCGATCGCAAGGAGCTTTTGCGAGGAGCTAAATAGACGGGATATTAAGCCCATTTTTATTGGTTCAACTAGCGGTCAAGATAAATTTTGGTTTGAAAATGACGAGAATTTTTTACAAAAATTTTTCTTACCAAGTAGTGGTGTGGTAAATAAGAGAGGCTTTGCTAAGCTAAAATCACTAACAAATATCATAAGCCTAGCGCTAAAATGCAAGCAAATTTTTAAAGAAAATGGCGTTAATGCAGTCATTAGCGTTGGTGGCTATTCAGCAGCTCCAGCAGCCATTGCGGCAATCATCTCAAAAGTACCACTTTTTATCCACGAACAAAATGCTGTAATGGGCAAATTAAATAAAATTTTAAAGCCCTACGCGAAAGGCTTTTTTAGCTCTTATGATGAAGCTTCGCCCTACCCTTATCCCGTAGCAAAGAAATTTTTTGATAGTGCAAGAGTGAGAGATGAGCTAAAGACTATTTTGTTTTTAGGAGGCTCGCAAGGTGCAAAAGCGATAAACGAGCTAGCTATAAATTTAGCTCCATATCTTAAAGAAAAAGGCATAAATATAATTCATCAATGTGGTAAAAACGGCTTTGATGAACTTAAAAAAAGATATGATGAACTTGGCTTTAATGAAACGAATTTAGAAATTTTTGAATTTAGTAAAGAGATAGAAAATAAGATGAGCAAGGCTGACCTTGCCATATCAAGAGCAGGAGCTAGCTCGCTTTGGGAGCTTTGTGCAAATGCTTTGCCATCTATCTTTGCGCCATTTCCTTATGCTGCTAGTAATCATCAGTTTTATAACGCTAAATTTTTAAAAGATAAGGGCATTGCTGAAATTTGTTTGCAAAATGGAGAAATTTTAGACAAAGACGAAGTTATAAGAATGATAGAAAATTTTGATCTAAACAAAAGCAGCAAAGCTCTAAAAGAGATCCTTTTGCCAAATGGAGCAAAAGAGATAATTGATAAAATTTTAAACTAG